Below is a genomic region from Thunnus thynnus chromosome 22, fThuThy2.1, whole genome shotgun sequence.
taatttgtaGAGCATTTTACAGAGAATTTGGTGcgatttggtacaaattataagaaaaatggaaaaaagttgGTTGAGTTGTAGTTTCATAAGTagttttttcaacattttttcaacaatttcctaaaagtagctgctgtgcaACTGTTTGttcttaaaacatttctttgaaagggaGAATTTGGTAGTATGTAGGAAATTCACTCATTAAAGGGTTTTTAAGAAAGAATTTAATATGCTAATACTAACACAAACTAAGCGTTTTCAGGAGTCTAATTAGGAAATAAATATGAAGCATCTTTTTTCCGTATTTTCTTATGATTTgcaccaaattgcaccaccctttctgtaaaatgtcctagaAGTTGTTATTAactattaaatacctgcaaattacagGAATTTGTTATAAAATGAAAGGACTAGTAAAACAAAGTGTTTCTGGTATTTTCACTAATagcaaaaataacagaaaaaaggtcaatttatttaattttgccATTACATCATTCACATGGTACAGTAGAAAATATCTCACTGAAATTATCACCACATAATAAGCAACTGTCTACACATCAGCCAACACTTCATGCAGGGAAGCCATGTGTGACAACTCTAAAGAAAAATTAGCATAAAGCAAACCAACACATAATGTTGTCACTATTTCTGTGGTGTAGCAGAGCTACAACGTAAACATCTGGTGCCTACCTGGCTGTGCCGGTTCTCTTTTTGCCTCTGGGCCTCTTGGCTCCGTCTGCAGCTCCACTCCCTCAGAGCCTCCTGGGCCTCCGGCGTCAGGCAGCCTGAGAAGGGCTGCTCCTGGTCCAGGCTCTGGATCAGATGCAGGCTGGCATACACACTGGTCAGGTAGTACCCTCCTGGAAGAAAAAAGTTAGAAACTAGACTAAATTTGCAGCACATATGCTCTTCTTTATTCTCACTCAGTGCTTGTAAGTCTCCTAAGACTTAGAATTAAGAGCTGTTTTACTCAGTTTATAGCTGGCTGTTTTCTCATTTACTCTTTGGGTTTGGGGCTCTAAGCAAGTCAAAACGCATTTGCTACTGACTGTAATTTAAAGGccactttaaaatgtaaacaccAACAGAGAAATagttaaaaatacagtatatgaagtTTCCCTGTTCTCTCTCTTAATGTGTTGATGGCACCATCCTTGATACCTCCACTTGGGGAGGGTTTCAAGTCTTTAAAGTCATAAAACTTAATTTCAAGAGAAGTCTTGAGTCACTGGAGTTAAACTTATAATGTTGAGAAAAtcttttttcagattttgtcACGTTGAGTATCAAACTCATGACTGTGACTGGAGTTTGTAaccatgcacacaaacactgtgacTACCTGCTGGCTGAGGAAGTTGGGAGCctattttatttatgatatgTATAAAAAAAGTGACCACAGCTTTTAAGAAACATGAATGGTGACACGATCTGTACTGACATGGTCATTTTTGTCATgtgaaaaaccaaaaaaacattttcacatacaGGCAATACAATTTGTGTTTTGGTTGAacaaatttaaacatatttggCCTCAAGAAAACCTGACTAACACAGGTGGTGGACAAAGTTAAAGCACAGCTGGTTCGTTGCACCTTTTCAGGCTACATGTAGTGCTTAGAGTTTAGGTCGTACCCTCTCCTCCGAGCCAGGACGGCTCCAGCAACTCCATCATGTACTCCACCTCTATCAGGATGTGAGGCCTATTACACTCCACAAGCACATACGACAAGGATGGCAGGAAGTCCTCCCAGCTCACTTCCTGTCCTGCAAAGAAAATAACAGGAGGACAGTATAAGAAGAGGGTAAAATCTTATATTTTTTGACACGGGGTGCTGACAGTCCGAATCTGTGTTTCAATCTGGGTTCAAACTGAAAGAACGGTCATGAAACATATCACCACATCATATTAACCTTTTAAAATGACTCTACTATAGTTTCCTACCTAACTAGACTTTGTAAATGTCAGAATagtataaatatgaaatatgttacAGTGCACCAGTACCAGTATTATACTCAATATACAACTGCACTGATGCATTACATTTCTGCCAGGAGCAACAGCAGGTCGTGATGAAAAGCAGACAGGTTGTGCTACAGTTCAAGCAGACACAATATATCTGAAGTGTGGAGCTTTTGAAAGTGACAAGATATTTGCCTCTGCAAAGTCTGTTGACCCTCATTCCTCTTAAAGGgtcagtgtgtaggatttagtgtcatctagcagtgaggttgtagattgcaaccaactgaaaacTACAAGGTTCAAAATTCAACTCAAGACTGAAATAATCTAcgataaaacaaattaatgatGTAATTTGAGTCTGAAATCTTCACAGTAGCAACACTACACATTTCTGACCAGGCAGCATCAAGGAGTCTCACCATGTAAGGACCCCATGGCCTTGTGGACGCACTTGCACACTTGCAGCAGAAGGAGCACCTTATCGATAGGCGAGTGCGTCCGCTGCATCAGGATCAGCTTCTTCTTCACTCTCTCCACCTCACGGCTGTCCGGGACGCCCGTTCGTACGCCGAGCTGCTCCATGGCGGCGTCCCCTCTCAGACGCAGCATGTTCTGGGTGAGGCGCTGGCTGGAGCCGTCCTCATTGTGCAACGCCAACAGGGCTTTTTCGAGGTGGGACCTCAGAGGCCTGAGCACACAGGAGAACATGGCTCGCTCCAGCGCCAGGTCTGGGGATGGAAGGAAGAGTTAATTGTTTTGGGGAATTGCTCTGACAGACTGATGCTGAGCagtgagtatttttatacaACTGTGAAACTGACAGCTTTTTGAAGATGAGGTTGTTTgtgagttttatttatttggtcaTTTGCTGGTGTCTACATATCTAGAGGCACTGGCAACAGGCCCAGAAAAATATGCTGATCATTGCAATGGAGCCATTGGgacgaaaaaaaaaagtatgtttttacCGTTACTGCTATccaacattaaaatgaaaatcctATTACTTTAATTTGAGTACATAAAAAActtcaaacaacaacaaaaaacccacATTATATCACATATATAACACACCCACCCCCACATTTTCTCCCAATGTCCTGTTTTAGATATAGATTCTGCATTGTACTGAATCAGGATTTTGTCAAATTAAAGAAGTGAGATATCGTCATGAAGCAGAGAAGTGGGATCTAAATGGGTGTTTGAGCTCATGagacaagaataaaaaacaccaacaaaactCTACtatctttaaaaatatgatgTAATCCAGTATCACAAGAACACAAATTAGGGTCTCGAAAAGTTTAATCAAAACCTTTCTGACGCAGACTTGACAAAAATTGACTTTCTCAGTGGTAGAAAtgattgcagggctgttgtactGCATTGCatcagattgtgtttttgttcgtGTTTTGTGTCCACTTGtgtgaagtgttttttaaaatatcactgAGTATAAAAGACTATTCATATGGTCACTCTTCACTATAGCGTGCATTACAGAAAGACCAACTACTTCACACATTTACCTACATACGTGGCTGAATTAACCTGATAGGGGGGCTAAAATAAGCTGCCAGGCCTCTATTACTCATTGAGGGAAACCAGGGATAACATTTCCttaattctatattttttttctgccataGTTTCTGGAGTCAGAAAGTCCCTGGTCCAGGAGTAGTACCGCACTATGGTCCAGGAAGTGTCAGACAGAGCTGTCAGTGCTTAATGTTGGATGTTCTACCTTGTTTTAGCTCAGTGACATTATGCAAAGAGTATTTTTGTGGAATACTTAAATgagtctgtgtgttaagtatgGAGCTGGAGCCAGGGCACgattagcttaacttagcataaaggctgAAAACAGGCGGAAACACCTAGCCTGACTATGTCCAAAGCAAAAAACTAAGCCTACTAACACCTGGTATACTGTAGGTCTTAAAACAAGCACAAAGGTACCAAATCTGGTAATTTCACTGCAACAAGACTGAGAAGCTGCTCATAGtcacagtgcccagctgtttttttgttaaagaggacatatcatacttttagtttttgattttctgttatttttatactgttatgacgTCAGAGGTTtatattaaacatggtcaaagtccCAAAACttataaaaatgctccctgcaaatCAAaaccttgtgatgacatcagattgtttgtgcatgcccacaaacggcctTTGTTGATAAGGTGGTTCCAAGGGTTGTTCGCGTTGTCaacttgcatattttggattggaCTCAAACATGTAGCTACAGatacatttgagaagtttccatttccagtaaagaatgggaaaaagaagcaaaatactactactattgtttgtttacgtagcctctggagctggtGGAAGTCTAATGAGTGGCATCTTttggaagctaaccaatcagaacagagtggggaGGGggcccttaaagagacaggagctaaaacggcctgtttcagtcagaggctgaactgaggggctgcgtagagggccagtgtaagataaataaaatagttttttttttatctgtaagtGATGCAAAGATATTCTGAAAGAGcctcaaataaaatataaacctggaaatgtgcacagACAAAATAATTGAGATATAACAATCTAATTAAAAAGCTTTAGAGATGCTAGTAGTCCTATttctgaactttggacagagcaagcctagctgtttcccccctgcattcagtatttttcttgctaagctaggctaactacgTCCTGGCTCTAGCTCTGTactcaacacacagacatgagaggaGTATCGATCTCCTCAAGTCATCGCTCTCGgagagaaagtgaataagtgtatttcccaaaggAGCTCCGGTTCTTTTTTGGCCTGACAACAGTGATATGTGATACACAAACTCGTGTACATgtacagcacacatgcatgcatgctcTCGCACGTGGGAACGCGCACATGCAACACACTCAGTGattctccagcagcagcagtcagtgGGCAGTCCTGACTGTGGGTAACAATCCTCCAAGTGTACACTGTTTTCCACTCATCATCAatatcctcctctccctcctctccatccttcaTGTTTCCCTGCTGTATAATCCACCACATCTACCTTACTATATCATTCCCCCTTGTGATTAATCATTCACACCCTCCATCCTCTGTTTCTctacctccctctcctccctctctgcataCCTTTCTCTGTTAGTGGCTCTGGGGAGTAACAGATTACATGTAGTGTGATTACAGCTTTCTTAGCTCCTGGCTACTTGTgaaaaaagcactttttttcCAGCTATTACTCACAGACCTGTAACTGATTACATTTTCAAAGTAACCTACCTATTTctatccctccctcccaccctcccCTGAATCGTGCTGCTCTTCAAGTGAGCGTGGGACTGTGATATCTTTTTATGATAAacgagggggagaaaaaaaaatgcaaatgccTCCCACCGACGCAATGCGAGATAAATCAGAATCAGAGCGgcaggaaggaagggaggaaggaaggccGAGCGCTCTCCCCTGAAGCCTCTGCACTGCCAGGCAACCATCCATCattgcacatttacacacacatacacacacctgcaaaCGCTCAGCCgtgccacacacaaacaagtcagaaaaagaaacacCTAAGCGCAGGACTGAGTCAAAAGATCTAACTACAATCCTTCCAAAAGTAACACCCTTCAATGTCTCTACAATAATgagaaaaatcatattttgaaagCGATGGATGTGAGTGTGTCGCGCAGGGTTTTCCTAATGCCGTTTTCTAAATACCAGAGACAATATGAGCTCCAGTGAATGAGGCTCTACCCTCCCCACGCAAACTACTTTGTGTTGACAGTGCCTTTCACTGGAGCCTGGGCAGCCCACCATTTATCAGAAAAAGGCTGTCTGTTTCCATAGACCTGCGTCCTCTGGCGCTGTGCTCTATTGAATCAGTGTTTTCTAAtagtacagtttttttttgtttttttttccacatttctctctctctctctctctctctctctctctgctggtcccctgctgctctcactgtctctgtgttttgatGTAATAAACTAATCATGCATGCATATGAGAAATTCACATGGTTGAGAAGATTGAGCTCAAAATGTAATCCAGCACAGTCAGCTAAATTCAATTAAATGATTCACTCAGTGTGACTAACTTTGGAGTTTATTTGCCGCTGAACTCAAAAGATCTGCGTCCAGTAAAATGACTTTTATGCGTATAGTTCTGCAACTTTCTATTGAAGCATACTTTATAAGATAATAATTATaagttgattgattaattaataaggCTGCAAtatgcctctctgtctcttcataaaaaataaagaccAATGTGTGGGtataatgtaaatgtgtctgGTTAAGTTCTTCCGTTTTGTTTTAAAACCCACCTCCAGACAGGAAGTTggaaataaaaattttaaaaaggtaaaaatgttgGTGATGTAcggatatactgtatgtttaaagtGTCTTCCTAATAAGGAGTACTTTATAAGGGCTTTATTAATAGATAGTTGATCTGTTTTCAATGCTTAATAGACCAGTTAGACCTTCAACAGATCAGTTATAAGCCATTTACAATCTCCTCCTGCATTTCTTGCTATGTCTTTTCATCACTCTGAGGAGGACCCCTCCAATGGGCTCTTACTATACCCTCTGGAGAACAGCTGAAGAACATCCGGACCAACTGAATGAAGTGATCTGGGATTAAAATCATTCACTTTAACTGAAAGCTcgataaaaagtcaaaggaaGTTGTGATTGGGAAGAATATGATTTGGTCTAAGTGGCAACCTAAAATAGGTCTTGATTAATGACTTATTTCTAAAGCACTAGTATAGGATGTATTAACACTGAAGCAACCATTAGTTAAATCATATAAACATATAAGCAAGAGTCTATCTAAACGTCATATACCTGTACATTGACAAAACTGTTACCTTTGTTACCCAAATCATTGTTCAATCATTGCAATTAACAATTTACTTTTGAACGTGCTTCTTTGTGCGGCCTCACGAGGATAATTTACATCTAGGAGTTGTCTGGTGACCACTGAGTGTCACCACTGGAAGCTTGAGTCAagtatttttcatttagttGCAAAAGAGCAGGATAAAATTTGCAGTCTTGCCCTTTTTATTTGGTCTCAGTTTTTACAACTGGAAATTTACTTTGGTCTGCAACAGTCAGTTTGCTTGTAGTTGCTGAGATTGTAAAGAACGTTTGTTCACTTTTACCACACAGGTTAACACTGAGTGATCATTTTGCATCGACACATCTGTCACGTTTCTATTTGTTTACCTTTCTCATTCTCTGGCACCAGGATTTCAATGGGAGGCTCCAGCTCTCCGCTGTCCAGCAGGCAGTACTTAACCTGGGACAGAAAGAGCCGCAGACCCTGCAGGAGCTGCACAGATGTCACACGTGACGAGGAAGAGGacgctgctgatgatgatgaagaagaagaggaggccaTGGATTTGAGCACCCCTCTCTGTGCCAAGAGGAAGTCCTGAACCATGCCCCCGAAGATGGAGCGTCTATCTCTGGACAGCTCCTCAACCAGTCGCGTCAGCCGCTTGTCTGGTGCAAAGAAACACACGAACGCCTCGCTCATACGGTGCAACCCGCCGCGGCCTCGAGAGCGCACCAGTGGCGGACGGTAGTAGGTGTGCATCTGGGTTTGGGCCATGCTTTCTGGATCTGAATCCGAGTCATTTTCCTCATCCATACTGCtgaaggagctgctgctgtcgAGCTCGGCCAGGGACGGAGCCGGGCGATGCTCCAAACCCAGAACCGCCACCTCGATGCCTGGCTCCTCCGCTCGGGCAGACTGCTGGGGTACTGGAGGCTCCTCCACCTTGGCAGATGTCTTGATAGGGATAGaagtgatcatttttatttttggtatgCACAAACAATCACAGACTGATACAAGACAGACAAGGGTTACCTAAAAACTCGATGACATTGCTTACTTGTGaaaaaaatgagtaaataatGAGACAGATGAGGAGGCCaactgaaaaaaagtgtttttcaattACTCCTCAATCTTCCTATGACTAAGAGGTAGGCGGTAGAAGTAGTAGAAGTAGGAGAAAAAAGCaagtaacaaacaaaaacatttattagacTGTCACTTTATACATGGTCTGAAAGACAAATAGAGACGCTAACTACTGCTATTACTTGTGGCACATAGACAGACATCATGTCCTCTTCCTCTGCGGACCCAGGTGATACAGCAGGGGTTCTCCTCAAGACCCCTGCCCCAGCGTGAACTCTCCTCTGTGAGTTGGTGCCAGACTTCTGCAGCCTCTCTGACCCGCCGGGATGCTCCACTGACGGGGGAGGTGAGTAGGAGCCGACCCCCTCCAGGGACAGATTCATGGAGGACTCGGAGAGCCGGAGCCGCATGCTGCGCTTGAAACGGTGCCTTTTATTGGAGGCACTGTGGTTTGTGAGTTGTGGCTGCTGTGGAAGATAAAAAGAGGATTCCATATTTCATTTAGCAGCCACTGGTCCAtgaagtgtttatttttcaaagtgAATGAAGGGAGGTGTGAGGTGAACAGAAGTTATATTAGCAGAACAGGATGATGGATTTACTTAActtaaaacaagactaagagtctacaatcatgctagcagctctgtgaggctaacGTTTACCAAgttaacctcatggtggcgctagaggaagagtcagaggatcaccaaagtcagtaggattcattgTCTAGGGATCATGAATgcctgtacaaaatttcatggtaatatatccaatagttgttgagatatttcaatctgaaCCAAAGAAGTTGACCATCCATGGAGCTAttctgctagcatggctaaaaagtgAAGTTTGGAGGGACTAAATAAAACttgaatgtttatattttaaaacacattttcaagtgGTTTTCATTGATCTTGCTCTATAGTCCTTTGGCATCTTACAAATGACCAtataaactttaaattaaagtaaaagaGGAGTTATGTCACAGTGACAGGAAAACATCTGCAAAACCATAGCAGCAAGATGAAGACCACCATCTTCAGAATATGACTTATTGTCAAAGCCGAAATACTAACCTTGCTTGTTTCCAGCTGCAAGAAGAGTGGGTTGATGAAGCAGAGTTTGCCTTGTCTGCCTTGGATCAGCAGGTTCCACTGGTCCTGGGTCAATGCAGTCTGGCCCGGGCTGCCACTGGTTGATGGAACCGGGTCCAACGGTCCATTTTGGATCTCTGAAGCACTCGGCAAGCTCCAGAAGTCTAGAGGCAGACCCACAAAAGAAGAGGATGAGTTTAGGGTCCAATAATCACAGATATACCAACACGGAAAATCcaaatttaaaagtaaaatgtagcAGACCTGAGGACCCTTTTCATCCTTGTACTTGTATTAATATCTTGAAATGAATGTGGTAATGATCCAATTATgttaaaaagcagcaaataaaaaCCTTCCCTAGAGAACCACTGGAAAAACTATTTGGTATTTCgcaaaacaaaacccaaagaagCAGGACGTTATTTAAATTGTACGTTATCTACTGCGAGATGAGCAGAACAGATTGTGAGAAAGCGCCTGGATatctttgagctgcagtaacacacagtgacacatcacatactgtactgtatcttGTGTAATTTTTAGCCATCATGAAATCACAtctcactctctgctgctgcattgCATCAGTACATGTTACCATGTTAAAATAGATGCAAGCTGGCAGTCACTAATTCATTCAATTATTAGATCACTTTATCACACTACCAGACATGAAAGCTCATTTACTGAAGAGAAACCAGTGCAGAGGAACGAAATGTTGATATTTATACTGtctttttggtgttttttttttcatttggataGTGGGAAATGTGGCAGAGGTGCCACCGAGAGACAATCAGTTTGAAAAGGGTGAGATCTAAAGGACAATGACTGTACCTTGTCCCATATGTGAGATGGCCTCCAGCTGCCTGTGTGTTGTGGCTTTAGCAATGGCGTCTGGTAGCTGAAGAGGGAAAGGCAACACATCCctgcagacaaaacaataaatgacaaaaatcttCAACAAGTTCTTTATGGACAGGGGCATTGTCATGTAACAGGAAAGGGTCTTCCCCAAAGTGTTCCCACAAAGTTGAAGCACACTATTGTCTACAATATGTTATGCTGTAGCATTAAAATACCCCTTAATTGGAAATAAATTCTTTAG
It encodes:
- the rin1b gene encoding ras and Rab interactor 2 — translated: MITSVFQMQEVDSTHPGSLRAFSILDRLLLTHQVWLQLSLNQDSALYILLREPVGTFLVRKCSSSQRKVLCLRVTADRSASSVKECFICEEDSTFALESSALSFPDLCRLVAFYCISRDVLPFPLQLPDAIAKATTHRQLEAISHMGQDFWSLPSASEIQNGPLDPVPSTSGSPGQTALTQDQWNLLIQGRQGKLCFINPLFLQLETSKQPQLTNHSASNKRHRFKRSMRLRLSESSMNLSLEGVGSYSPPPSVEHPGGSERLQKSGTNSQRRVHAGAGVLRRTPAVSPGSAEEEDMMSVYVPQTSAKVEEPPVPQQSARAEEPGIEVAVLGLEHRPAPSLAELDSSSSFSSMDEENDSDSDPESMAQTQMHTYYRPPLVRSRGRGGLHRMSEAFVCFFAPDKRLTRLVEELSRDRRSIFGGMVQDFLLAQRGVLKSMASSSSSSSSAASSSSSRVTSVQLLQGLRLFLSQVKYCLLDSGELEPPIEILVPENEKDLALERAMFSCVLRPLRSHLEKALLALHNEDGSSQRLTQNMLRLRGDAAMEQLGVRTGVPDSREVERVKKKLILMQRTHSPIDKVLLLLQVCKCVHKAMGSLHGQEVSWEDFLPSLSYVLVECNRPHILIEVEYMMELLEPSWLGGEGGYYLTSVYASLHLIQSLDQEQPFSGCLTPEAQEALREWSCRRSQEAQRQKENRHSQRCVRILFQDGERSAVRTLQWRAGETSQALAQLCATTFEVSDPQQYTLYWRSGGEMRALPPQAQPQDLASHSEGGPSLSYLRTDHDFSKMRRLTRGGAVDLSESVCEE